In Mustela lutreola isolate mMusLut2 chromosome 1, mMusLut2.pri, whole genome shotgun sequence, one genomic interval encodes:
- the SLN gene encoding sarcolipin produces the protein MGISTRELFLNFTIVLITVILMWLLVRSYQY, from the coding sequence ATGGGGATATCCACCCGAGAGCTGTTTCTCAACTTCACTATTGTCCTGATCACCGTAATTCTTATGTGGCTCCTTGTGAGGTCCTATCAGTACTGA
- the LOC131820176 gene encoding large ribosomal subunit protein eL32-like, giving the protein MAAFRLLVKYKIIKKRTKRFIRNSSDQYVQIKHNWWKPRSIDNRAYRRFRSQILMPNIGYGSNKTTKRMLPSGFRKFLLHNVKELEVRLMYNKADCAETAHNVSSKNHKDVDKTAQLATRVTSPHAGLCNEENE; this is encoded by the coding sequence ATGGCTGCCTTCAGACTTCTGGTGAAgtacaaaatcattaaaaagagaaCCAAGAGGTTCATCCGGAACTCGTCAGACCAATATGTCCAAATTAAGCACAACTGGTGGAAACCCAGAAGCATTGACAATAGGGCGTACAGAAGATTCAGGAGCCAGATCTTGATGCCCAACATTGGTTACGGAAGCAACAAGACAACAAAGCGCATGTTGCCCAGTGGCTTCCGGAAGTTCCTACTCCACAATGTCAAGGAGCTTGAAGTGCGGTTGATGTACAATAAAGCTGACTGTGCAGAGACTGCTCACAATGTCTCCTCCAAGAACCACAAAGATGTGGACAAAACAGCCCAGCTGGCAACCAGAGTCACCAGTCCCCACGCCGGGCTGtgcaatgaagaaaatgaatag
- the LOC131835243 gene encoding pre-mRNA-splicing factor SYF2, with the protein MAAAILAEKVPVDSAEEREQPLAAAAELAAQKREQRLRKFRELHLKRNEARKLNHQEVVEEDKRLKLPANWEARKARLEWELQEEEKKKECAARGEDYEKVKLLEISAEDAERWERKKRRKNPDLGFSDYAAAQLRQYHRLTKQIKPDMETYERLREKHGEEFFPTSNSLLHGTHVPSTEEVDRMVMDLEKQIEKRDKYSRRRPYNDDADIDYINERNAKFNKKAERFYGKYTAEIKQNLERGTAV; encoded by the coding sequence atgGCGGCTGCGATTTTAGCTGAGAAGGTGCCGGTGGACAGCgcggaggagagggagcagcccCTGGCGGCTGCCGCAGAGCTGGCTGCCCAGAAGCGCGAACAGAGACTGCGCAAATTCCGGGAGTTGCACCTGAAGCGGAATGAAGCTCGTAAATTAAATCACCAGGAAGTTGTTGAAGAAGATAAAAGACTTAAGTTACCTGCTAACTGGGAAGCCAGAAAAGCTCGTCTAGAATGGGAGctacaggaagaagaaaagaagaaggaatgtGCAGCTAGAGGGGAGGACTATGAGAAAGTGAAGCTGCTGGAGATCAGTGCAGAAGATGCAGaaagatgggagaggaagaagaggaggaaaaacccTGACCTGGGGTTCTCAGATTATGCTGCTGCCCAGTTACGCCAGTATCATCGGCTGACCAAGCAGATCAAACCTGACATGGAAACCtatgagagactgagagaaaaacATGGAGAAGAGTTTTTCCCAACATCCAACAGCCTTCTTCATGGAACACACGTGCCTTCCACAGAAGAGGTTGACAGGATGGTCATGGATctggaaaaacaaattgaaaaacgAGACAAGTATAGCCGGAGACGTCCTTATAATGATGATGCAGACATCGACTACATTAATGAAAGGAATGCCAAATTCAACAAGAAGGCAGAAAGGTTCTATGGGAAATATACAGCTGAAATTAAACAGAATTTGGAAAGAGGAACAGCAGTCTAA